A stretch of Gammaproteobacteria bacterium DNA encodes these proteins:
- a CDS encoding Ku protein produces MAARAIGTSSISFGLVTIPVKLFATSKSGARVSFNWIDRKTGVRVRQQYFNPDNNQVVPKDDMVKGYQFAKNQFVVFEPDELKVLEQPKTDAIEIAEFVPAEQVERVYFDRAYYLGPDRGGARAYRLLAAALEQTGRVAVARFATRGKQYLVMVRPYRDGLMLEQLRYQTEVRSWDEVPVEEGEINRAELDLAVQMIEQRTAEEFQPDDYKDEVRERQLELIQQKIDGEQITVAPSAEPQAQIIDLMAALKASIAGEGGAEGEGDAAKPVRKAATG; encoded by the coding sequence ATGGCCGCACGAGCGATCGGAACCTCCAGCATCTCCTTCGGTCTCGTCACGATCCCGGTCAAGCTGTTCGCGACCAGCAAGTCGGGCGCGCGCGTCAGCTTCAACTGGATCGACCGCAAGACCGGCGTCCGGGTGCGTCAGCAGTACTTCAACCCCGACAACAACCAAGTCGTGCCCAAGGACGACATGGTCAAGGGATACCAGTTCGCGAAGAACCAGTTCGTCGTCTTCGAGCCCGATGAACTCAAGGTGCTGGAACAGCCCAAGACCGACGCCATCGAGATCGCCGAGTTCGTCCCCGCCGAGCAGGTCGAGCGGGTCTACTTCGACCGGGCCTACTACCTGGGACCGGACCGGGGCGGCGCCCGCGCCTATCGCCTGCTGGCCGCCGCGCTGGAGCAGACGGGACGCGTTGCGGTCGCGCGCTTCGCCACCCGCGGCAAGCAGTACCTGGTGATGGTGCGCCCGTACAGGGACGGGCTGATGCTCGAACAGTTGCGCTACCAGACCGAGGTCCGGTCCTGGGACGAAGTCCCGGTCGAGGAGGGCGAGATCAACCGCGCGGAACTCGACCTGGCGGTCCAGATGATCGAGCAGCGGACCGCGGAGGAATTCCAGCCCGACGACTACAAGGACGAAGTGCGCGAGCGCCAGCTCGAGCTGATCCAGCAGAAGATCGACGGCGAACAGATCACCGTGGCGCCCTCGGCCGAGCCGCAGGCCCAGATCATCGACCTGATGGCGGCGCTGAAGGCGAGCATCGCGGGAGAGGGCGGCGCGGAAGGCGAGGGGGACGCGGCGAAGCCTGTGCGGAAGGCGGCTACCGGCTGA